GACTCCGACCCGCAGGCGGAAGCGATGGAGACCCGTCGCAAGGCCCAGGCCGTGATCACCGCCCTCGGTGCGGCAGGGGAGGCCGGATGAACGTTCTCTTCATCGACAACTTCGATTCGTTCACGTTCAACCTCGTTGACGAGCTGCGCAAGCGGGGCTGCCAGGTCGACGTGTGGCGCAACGACCTTAGCGCCGAGCAGGCCCTCGCCCTGGCCGAAGCCATGCCCGCGCCGCGCATGATCGTGCTCTCGCCAGGCCCCGGTGCCCCAGGGGAGGCTGGTTGCTGCGTTCCCCTGGTTCGCCTTGCGGCCGGGCGGGTTCCGCTGTTCGGCGTGTGCCTCGGGCACCAGGCCATGGTCGAGGCGCTGGGGGGAGAGGTGGGGTCTGCGGGGGCCATCGTGCACGGCAAGACCTCGCCCATGGTTCATGACGGGACCGGGGTGTTCGCGGGGCTGCCCAGCCCCATGGCGGTGGGGCGCTACCACTCGCTCGCCGCGCTGCGCCTGCCGTCCTCGCTGCGGATCACGGCACGGGTGGGTGATGTGGTCATGGCCGTCGAGCACGTCTCGCACAAGCTCGTCGGGGTGCAGTTCCATCCGGAGTCGATCCTCACGCCGGAAGGTGGGCGTCTGCTCGAGAACGTCATGCGCTGGGGATCTGCGTCGTGATGATCGCCACGCTGCTCGAGGGGCACGAACTGTCTGAGGCACAGGCCGAGGAGATCTTCGCGCGTCTCGTTGCGGGTCAGCTCAGCGAGGTCGAGACGGCGGCGCTGCTGGTGGCGCTCAAGCTGCGCGGGGAGAGCCCGGCCGTGATGGCGGGCGCGGCCCGCGCCATGCGTGCGGCCGCGGGCACCTTCGAGGCCGGCATCGCCGTGGCCGACAGCTGCGGCACGGGGGGCGACGGTGCCCACACGTTCAACGTGTCCACCGCAGCGGCCCTGGTGGCCGCGGAGTGCGGGGTGCCCGTGGCCAAGCACGGCAACCGCTCGGTGTCGTCGCGCTGCGGTTCGGCCGACGTGCTCGAGACCCTGGGCATCGACCTCGAGGCGTCGGCAGATGCCTCGCGTCGGGCGCTGGCCGATGCCGGGGTCTGCTTTCTCTACGCGCCGGCCTGGCATTCCGGTCTGCGTCACGCGGCACCCGTGAGGCGTGCCTTGGGGGTTCGCACGGTCTTGAACCTGCTCGGCCCCCTCGTCAATCCTGCGCGTCCCCGCTGGCAGGTGGTGGGCGTGTATGACGCGCGATGGTGCGTGCCGATGGCGGAGACCCTGGGCCGTCTCGGCTGCGCGTCCGCGCTTGTGGTGAACGGCGATGGGCTCGACGAGATCGCCCTCCACGGGCCGACCTCCGCGGCGCTGCTGCGTGACGGAGATGTGCGCGCGCTGACGTTCACCCCGCACGATGCCGGCCTGCCTGTGTACGGGATCGAGCGCCTCGCGGGGGGCGATGTGGCCGAAAATGCCCAGCTGCTCACCGATCTGCTACAGGGGCGCGGCGACGAGGCGCACGTGGCCGCGGTGGCCATCAACGCGGGCGCGCTGCTCTGGGTGGCCGGGCAGGCCGCCGACCTGGCTGAAGGAACCGCGCGCGCGCTTGACGTGCTGCGCACCGATCGGGCGTGGCTGCGCTTCGAGCGCTGGAGGGAGACGCTGCGTGGCACTCGCTGAGATCGTGGCGCGCAAGCGCACTGATGTGGCCGAGCGCATGCGAGTGCGGCCCCTCGAGACCTTTCGCGAGCATCTCTCGCCCTCTGAGCGATCGCTCTCGGGCGCGCTCACCGAGCGTGGCACGGGCTTCATTCTCGAATGCAAGAAGGCCTCGCCCTCGCAGGGGCTCATCCGCTCGGCGTTCTCTCCGGCCGATATCGCCCGCGTCTACGCGCCGCACGCCTCGGCCATCAGCGTGCTCACCGACGGCCCCTACTTCGGCGGCAGCTTCGACGATCTGCGCGCTGTGCGCGAAGCGGTGAACCAGCCCGTTCTGTGCAAGGACTTCGTGGTCGACCCGTACCAGGTCTACGAGGCGCGCTCGCACGGCGCCGATGCCGTTCTGCTCATGCTCAGCGTGCTTGACGACGCGACCTACGCGCAGTGCGCCATCGCCGTTCGCGCGCTGGGCATGGAGGCCATCACCGAGGTGCACGACGCCGACGAGATGACCCGCGCGCGCCACCTGGGCGCGGCCATTGTGGGCATCAACAATCGCAATCTCAAGACGCTCGAGGTCGATCTGAGCGTGACCGAAGCGCTCGCTCCGATGCGACCGCCCGGCGCGCTGCTCGTGAGCGAGTCCGGTCTGGCAGGGCATCATCATGTCCGGCGGCTCCGCCGCCACGTCGACGCCTTTCTGGTGGGCACGGCACTCATGCGCGCACCGGACCTGTCGGTTGCGGTGCGCGAGCTGCTCTACGGGCGGGTGAAGGTGTGCGGTCTCACGCGCCCCGCGGATGCCCAGCTTGCCGCGCAGGCGGGCGCGTCGTGGGGCGGTCTCATCTTTGCGCCAGAATCTCCGCGCTGCGTCTCTCTCGACACCGCCAGGTCCGTTCGAGAAGCCGAGCCCGGCCTCGCCTGGGCAGGGGTGTTCGTGAACCGGCCCGCGGCAGAGGTGGCCGAGACGGCCCGCGCCCTGGCCCTCGACGCGGTTCAGCTTCACGGCGAGGAAGATGAGGCCGCTGTTGCGGCCGTGCGGTCGGCCCTGTCGCCAGAGATCGAGGTGTGGAAGGCGGTGCGCGTGCGCGAATCCATTCCCCGCATCGAGGAGGCTGACCGCGTGCTTCTCGACGCCTTCGTGAAGGGCGCTCGTGGCGGCACGGGGCAGACCTTCGACTGGTTGCTGCTCGAGGGGATCTCTGACCGAGATCGACTCATCGTGAGCGGTGGCCTCACTCCCGAGCGTGCCCAGGCGGCCGATGACCTGGGGGCGTGGGCGCTCGATGTCTGCTCCGGCGTCGAGGTCAGTCCTGGCGTGAAGAGCGCGGCGGCGCTGCATCGGTTCTTTGCCGCGCTGCGGAGCAGACTGGAGGCGATACGATGAAGACACAGACCCGGTTTGGTGAATATGGGGGCGCGTACGTGCCCGAGATACTGCTGCCCGCGCTTGAGGAGCTCGAGGCCGCCTTTCTCGAGGCACGTGAAGATCCCCTCTTCCAGGCCGAGCTCACCGATCTGCTCACCCACTACGCGGGACGTCCCACACCGCTCTATCGATGTCGCAACCTCTGCGCAGACACGCCGGTGCGCATCTGGCTCAAGCGCGAAGACCTGCTGCACGGGGGCGCCCACAAGACCAATCAGGTGCTGGGCCAGGGCCTGCTCGCCCGCCGCATGGGCAAGGCCCGCATCATCGCCGAGACCGGCGCGGGGCAGCACGGAGTGGCCACCGCTCTGGTCGGCGCGCTGCTGCGCATTCCCACACGGGTCTACATGGGGGCGCGCGACGTCGAGCGCCAGCG
The window above is part of the Pseudomonadota bacterium genome. Proteins encoded here:
- a CDS encoding aminodeoxychorismate/anthranilate synthase component II, encoding MNVLFIDNFDSFTFNLVDELRKRGCQVDVWRNDLSAEQALALAEAMPAPRMIVLSPGPGAPGEAGCCVPLVRLAAGRVPLFGVCLGHQAMVEALGGEVGSAGAIVHGKTSPMVHDGTGVFAGLPSPMAVGRYHSLAALRLPSSLRITARVGDVVMAVEHVSHKLVGVQFHPESILTPEGGRLLENVMRWGSAS
- the trpD gene encoding anthranilate phosphoribosyltransferase; this encodes MIATLLEGHELSEAQAEEIFARLVAGQLSEVETAALLVALKLRGESPAVMAGAARAMRAAAGTFEAGIAVADSCGTGGDGAHTFNVSTAAALVAAECGVPVAKHGNRSVSSRCGSADVLETLGIDLEASADASRRALADAGVCFLYAPAWHSGLRHAAPVRRALGVRTVLNLLGPLVNPARPRWQVVGVYDARWCVPMAETLGRLGCASALVVNGDGLDEIALHGPTSAALLRDGDVRALTFTPHDAGLPVYGIERLAGGDVAENAQLLTDLLQGRGDEAHVAAVAINAGALLWVAGQAADLAEGTARALDVLRTDRAWLRFERWRETLRGTR
- the trpF gene encoding bifunctional indole-3-glycerol-phosphate synthase TrpC/phosphoribosylanthranilate isomerase TrpF, coding for MALAEIVARKRTDVAERMRVRPLETFREHLSPSERSLSGALTERGTGFILECKKASPSQGLIRSAFSPADIARVYAPHASAISVLTDGPYFGGSFDDLRAVREAVNQPVLCKDFVVDPYQVYEARSHGADAVLLMLSVLDDATYAQCAIAVRALGMEAITEVHDADEMTRARHLGAAIVGINNRNLKTLEVDLSVTEALAPMRPPGALLVSESGLAGHHHVRRLRRHVDAFLVGTALMRAPDLSVAVRELLYGRVKVCGLTRPADAQLAAQAGASWGGLIFAPESPRCVSLDTARSVREAEPGLAWAGVFVNRPAAEVAETARALALDAVQLHGEEDEAAVAAVRSALSPEIEVWKAVRVRESIPRIEEADRVLLDAFVKGARGGTGQTFDWLLLEGISDRDRLIVSGGLTPERAQAADDLGAWALDVCSGVEVSPGVKSAAALHRFFAALRSRLEAIR